A genomic stretch from Amycolatopsis sp. 195334CR includes:
- the xylA gene encoding xylose isomerase: MTQAPTREDKFSFGLWTVGWPANDMFGPASRAPLDAVEAVHRLSDLGAWGITFHDDDLIPFGSADDERDRRIKRFQAALAETGMVVPTVTTNLFSHPVFKDGALTSNDRSVRRFALRKVMRNMELAAELGASTYVLWGGREGSETEAAKDVKAAMDRYREGVDFLAQYVLDQNLGLRLALEPKPNEPRGDILLPTIGHALAFISTLQNHEIVGVNPEVGHEQMAGLNVVHGFGQALWQGKLFHIDLNGQRGPRFDQDLVFGHGDVLPSFFLVDLLEHGGYDGPRHFDYKPLRTENMDGVWESAAANMRSYLIFAERSRAFRADPEVQEALAASLVPELAVPTLNDGETAADLLADRSSFEDFDADKAAERNYGFVRLAQLALDHLTGAR; encoded by the coding sequence ATGACGCAGGCACCGACGCGCGAGGACAAGTTCAGCTTCGGGCTGTGGACGGTGGGCTGGCCGGCGAACGACATGTTCGGCCCGGCCAGCCGGGCGCCGCTGGACGCGGTGGAGGCCGTGCACCGCCTGTCCGACCTCGGGGCCTGGGGCATCACCTTCCACGACGACGACCTGATCCCGTTCGGCTCGGCCGACGACGAGCGCGACCGGCGGATCAAGCGGTTCCAGGCGGCGCTGGCCGAGACCGGCATGGTGGTTCCCACGGTCACCACCAACCTGTTCAGCCACCCCGTCTTCAAGGACGGCGCGCTGACCAGCAACGACCGCTCGGTCCGGCGGTTCGCGCTGCGCAAGGTCATGCGCAACATGGAGCTGGCCGCCGAGCTGGGGGCGTCCACCTACGTGCTCTGGGGCGGCCGCGAAGGCTCCGAGACCGAAGCCGCCAAGGACGTCAAGGCGGCGATGGACCGGTACCGCGAAGGCGTGGATTTCCTCGCGCAGTACGTGCTCGACCAGAACCTCGGCCTGCGGCTGGCGCTCGAGCCGAAGCCGAACGAGCCGCGGGGTGACATCCTGCTGCCCACCATCGGCCACGCGCTGGCGTTCATCTCCACCCTGCAGAACCACGAGATCGTCGGCGTCAACCCGGAGGTCGGCCACGAGCAGATGGCCGGGCTGAACGTGGTGCACGGCTTCGGGCAGGCGCTGTGGCAGGGCAAGCTGTTCCACATCGACCTCAACGGCCAGCGCGGCCCCCGGTTCGACCAGGACCTGGTCTTCGGCCACGGTGACGTGCTGCCCTCGTTCTTCCTGGTCGACCTGCTCGAACACGGCGGCTACGACGGCCCCCGCCACTTCGACTACAAGCCGCTGCGCACGGAGAACATGGACGGGGTGTGGGAGAGCGCCGCGGCGAACATGCGCAGCTACCTCATCTTCGCCGAGCGTTCGCGTGCCTTCCGCGCCGATCCCGAGGTGCAGGAGGCGCTGGCCGCCTCGCTGGTGCCGGAGCTGGCCGTGCCCACGCTGAACGATGGCGAAACCGCCGCCGACCTGCTCGCCGACCGGTCATCCTTCGAGGACTTCGACGCGGACAAGGCGGCCGAGCGGAACTACGGCTTCGTCCGGCTCGCCCAGCTCGCGCTCGACCATCTCACCGGAGCGCGCTGA
- a CDS encoding phosphotransferase family protein: protein MLSPEDLAARTERATRAAADAARELGVVVTEPRVIYDVFSVVVVLDPSPVIARVPTVLPRSVTPEQQKSFQRNELDVTRWLAGRGEPTVVPSPLVPAEPVQRDGFGITFWELIEGVTEPELETGPRFALTARLHSVLREYPGDPGFLAMMDGFLDDALEQLDGRADLLPPEDLDRARREWAVFAPLLASEEAFLAEFPDADLQVVHGDAPYYNLIETPGRVYFSDFEHVTRGPVEWDLAAIGDEGVAAYDAEAAKFGLRPVDPRLLRVMEALRNLQIVGCLPMVPELPLLADGLKPVIEHWRSTEFAGGLG from the coding sequence ATGCTCTCACCCGAGGATCTCGCCGCCCGTACCGAACGAGCGACCCGCGCCGCGGCCGACGCGGCGCGGGAACTCGGCGTGGTGGTCACCGAGCCCAGGGTCATCTACGACGTGTTCTCCGTCGTGGTGGTCCTCGACCCTTCACCGGTGATCGCCAGGGTGCCGACCGTGCTGCCGCGGTCGGTCACGCCGGAGCAGCAGAAGTCCTTCCAGCGCAACGAACTCGACGTCACCCGGTGGCTGGCCGGGCGCGGCGAGCCGACCGTGGTGCCGAGTCCGCTGGTGCCCGCCGAGCCGGTGCAGCGCGACGGGTTCGGCATCACCTTCTGGGAGCTGATCGAAGGCGTCACCGAGCCCGAACTGGAGACCGGCCCGCGGTTCGCGCTCACCGCGCGGCTGCACTCGGTGCTCCGCGAGTACCCCGGCGATCCGGGGTTCCTGGCGATGATGGACGGCTTCCTCGACGACGCGCTGGAGCAGCTGGACGGCCGCGCCGACCTGCTGCCGCCCGAGGACCTGGACCGGGCGCGCCGGGAGTGGGCGGTGTTCGCCCCGCTGCTCGCCTCGGAGGAGGCCTTCCTGGCCGAGTTCCCGGACGCCGACCTGCAGGTGGTGCACGGTGACGCGCCGTACTACAACCTGATCGAGACACCCGGCCGGGTGTACTTCTCGGACTTCGAGCACGTCACCCGCGGGCCGGTCGAATGGGACCTCGCCGCGATCGGGGACGAGGGCGTCGCCGCCTACGACGCCGAAGCCGCCAAGTTCGGCCTGCGACCGGTCGACCCGCGGTTGCTGCGGGTCATGGAAGCCCTGCGCAACCTGCAGATCGTCGGCTGCCTGCCGATGGTGCCGGAGCTGCCGCTGCTGGCCGACGGGCTCAAACCGGTGATCGAGCACTGGCGGTCCACCGAGTTCGCCGGCGGGCTCGGCTGA
- a CDS encoding SGNH/GDSL hydrolase family protein: MHRSLLALIALLTALLFPVTATAQAPARIMPLGDSITGSPGCWRALLWQHLQQTGHTAVDFVGTLPAQGCGFSYDGENEGHGGYLATGIANQNLLPGWLAATDPDIVLMHLGTNDVWNNQSPSAILGAFSKLLGQMRANNPDTELLVAKIIPMAPANCGACAQRVIDLNAAIPGWAQANSTTRSPITVVDQWTGFNPATDTYDGVHPNGTSGIQKIESRWYPAVTAALG; encoded by the coding sequence ATGCACCGCTCCCTGCTCGCCCTGATCGCCCTGCTCACCGCGCTCCTGTTCCCGGTGACCGCCACCGCGCAGGCCCCCGCCCGCATCATGCCGCTCGGCGACTCGATCACCGGTTCGCCGGGCTGCTGGCGCGCGCTGCTCTGGCAGCACCTCCAGCAGACCGGCCACACCGCCGTCGACTTCGTCGGCACGCTGCCCGCCCAGGGCTGCGGTTTCTCCTACGACGGCGAGAACGAGGGCCACGGCGGTTATCTCGCCACCGGCATCGCCAACCAGAACCTGCTGCCGGGCTGGCTGGCCGCCACCGATCCGGACATCGTGCTGATGCACCTGGGCACCAACGACGTCTGGAACAACCAGAGCCCGTCGGCCATTCTCGGCGCGTTCAGCAAGCTGCTCGGCCAGATGCGCGCGAACAACCCGGACACCGAGCTGCTCGTCGCGAAGATCATCCCGATGGCACCGGCCAACTGCGGTGCCTGCGCGCAACGCGTGATCGACCTGAACGCCGCGATCCCCGGGTGGGCGCAGGCGAACAGCACCACGCGCTCCCCGATCACCGTGGTCGACCAGTGGACCGGCTTCAACCCGGCCACCGACACCTACGACGGGGTGCACCCGAACGGAACCAGCGGCATCCAGAAGATCGAAAGCCGCTGGTACCCGGCAGTGACCGCAGCGCTCGGTTAG
- a CDS encoding TetR/AcrR family transcriptional regulator yields the protein MARGRLTRDDWTTAALRALANGGVAAVSVDALAGELGITRGSFYWHFKDRSALLVAAMEAWEERTTAALITDLAQLDDPREKLRAGFLAALGTEVIAGLEPALMAQAAHPAVAPVLKRVIDRRISYLASLYGELGLTPAVARRQAVFAYSAYLGWSDLRRAAGDVVPEVTVDGARGRAGLKHFIEQLTLDLR from the coding sequence ATGGCGAGAGGACGACTGACCCGCGACGACTGGACGACGGCGGCCCTGCGCGCACTGGCCAACGGTGGCGTGGCCGCCGTCTCCGTCGACGCGCTCGCCGGGGAGCTCGGCATCACCCGCGGCAGCTTCTACTGGCACTTCAAGGACCGTTCGGCGTTGCTCGTGGCGGCGATGGAGGCGTGGGAAGAGCGGACCACGGCCGCGCTGATCACCGACCTGGCGCAGCTCGACGACCCGAGGGAGAAGCTGCGCGCCGGTTTCCTGGCGGCGCTGGGCACCGAGGTGATCGCCGGGCTGGAACCGGCGTTGATGGCACAGGCCGCGCACCCGGCCGTGGCCCCGGTGCTGAAGCGGGTGATCGACCGGCGGATCTCCTACCTGGCTTCGCTCTACGGCGAGCTGGGCCTGACCCCCGCCGTCGCGCGGCGGCAGGCGGTCTTCGCCTACTCGGCCTACCTGGGCTGGTCGGACCTGCGGCGGGCGGCCGGCGACGTGGTCCCGGAGGTCACTGTGGACGGTGCCCGCGGCCGGGCGGGGCTCAAGCACTTCATCGAGCAACTGACCCTTGATCTTCGTTGA
- a CDS encoding PHB depolymerase family esterase gives MRTLTIALTLLAALLTGTTPASAANIVEVTGFGSNPGALKMFRYVPDGLPAGRPVVVAMHGCTQNAPAYGEQTGWRALADSGRFSLVLPEQQSGNNLNKCFNWFQSGDVTRGSGEAESIAQMVRRTQADTGGTQAYATGLSAGGGMTSVLLAAYPDVFAGGAVVAGLPQGCATTMVDAFSCMNPGKDKTPAAWGDSVRAASGHQGPWPVVSLWQGTADYTVAAANQRELGDQWTNVHGISTTPSETGSVAGYPHAVYRDGGGRAVVETYSITGMGHGQPVDPPCGTAGAYLLDVNLCAAARISAFWGIG, from the coding sequence ATGCGAACGCTGACGATCGCCTTGACCCTGCTGGCAGCGCTGCTGACGGGAACCACCCCGGCTTCGGCGGCGAACATCGTGGAAGTGACCGGCTTCGGGAGCAATCCCGGGGCACTCAAGATGTTCCGGTACGTACCGGACGGACTACCCGCCGGACGACCCGTCGTGGTCGCCATGCACGGGTGTACGCAGAACGCGCCCGCCTACGGGGAGCAAACCGGCTGGCGCGCGCTGGCCGACAGCGGCCGGTTCAGCCTGGTCCTGCCGGAACAGCAGTCAGGCAACAACCTCAACAAGTGCTTCAACTGGTTCCAGTCCGGGGACGTCACCCGCGGCTCGGGTGAGGCCGAGTCGATCGCGCAGATGGTCCGGCGCACGCAGGCCGACACCGGTGGCACCCAGGCGTACGCGACCGGGTTGTCCGCCGGTGGCGGCATGACCTCGGTGCTGCTCGCGGCCTATCCGGACGTGTTCGCCGGCGGGGCCGTGGTCGCCGGACTCCCCCAGGGCTGCGCCACCACCATGGTGGACGCGTTCTCCTGCATGAACCCCGGCAAGGACAAGACGCCCGCGGCGTGGGGTGACAGCGTCCGCGCGGCGAGCGGGCACCAGGGCCCGTGGCCGGTGGTCAGCCTCTGGCAGGGCACGGCCGACTACACGGTCGCCGCGGCGAACCAGCGCGAGTTGGGCGACCAATGGACGAACGTGCACGGGATCTCCACCACCCCGAGCGAAACCGGCTCGGTGGCGGGCTACCCGCACGCGGTCTACCGCGACGGCGGCGGCCGGGCCGTGGTCGAGACGTACTCGATCACCGGCATGGGGCACGGCCAGCCGGTCGACCCGCCGTGCGGGACCGCCGGCGCGTACCTCCTCGACGTGAACCTCTGCGCGGCGGCGCGGATCAGTGCGTTCTGGGGAATCGGCTGA
- a CDS encoding tannase/feruloyl esterase family alpha/beta hydrolase, with amino-acid sequence MAPWVPGAAKQVSACLADLTTAGTVESGHTVPTDWAGLTSAGLPRPGAVPGVQIDGYFPDSSTTNNHHGWAHDAQFVLRLPVRWNGGLVIAGSPGNRAQYANDRAIADHVLAAGYAYAATDKGNTGLEFFTDGVRPGDAVAEWNHRVTQLTVAAKAAVAQRYGRFPQRTLMAGISNGGYLVRWQLENRAWLYDGGVDWEGTLWTGEGPNLFTFLPAAVRNYPAYSAGSAEARQAIIDAGFPAGSEFLWPYHDQVYWGLTQRIYRTEFDPEYGGADADYDYAGRPRAVHRAVERVALTGRIGKPLITLHGTLDALLPISRDSDVYAGMTEGRPHRYYRITDGTHADALYDVYPERLRPIGPCFLRAFETMGKWLDGHRPPPSKTVPRPEGIDPATTCEL; translated from the coding sequence ATGGCGCCGTGGGTGCCGGGCGCGGCGAAGCAGGTCAGCGCCTGCCTCGCCGACCTCACCACCGCCGGCACCGTCGAGTCGGGACACACCGTGCCCACCGACTGGGCCGGGCTCACCTCGGCCGGGCTGCCAAGGCCGGGCGCGGTGCCGGGCGTCCAGATCGACGGCTACTTCCCGGATTCCTCCACCACGAACAACCACCACGGCTGGGCGCACGACGCGCAGTTCGTGCTGCGGTTGCCGGTGCGGTGGAACGGCGGGCTGGTGATCGCCGGTTCGCCGGGCAACCGCGCGCAGTACGCCAACGACCGCGCGATCGCCGACCACGTGCTGGCCGCCGGGTACGCCTACGCCGCCACCGACAAGGGCAACACCGGCCTGGAGTTCTTCACCGACGGCGTCCGGCCGGGCGACGCCGTGGCGGAGTGGAACCACCGGGTGACCCAGCTGACCGTCGCGGCGAAGGCGGCGGTGGCGCAGCGGTACGGCCGGTTTCCACAAAGGACGTTGATGGCGGGCATCTCCAACGGTGGTTACCTGGTGCGGTGGCAACTGGAGAACCGGGCGTGGCTCTACGACGGCGGGGTGGACTGGGAGGGCACGCTCTGGACCGGTGAAGGCCCGAACCTGTTCACCTTCCTGCCCGCCGCGGTGCGCAATTACCCGGCCTATTCCGCGGGTTCGGCCGAGGCGCGGCAAGCCATTATCGACGCCGGTTTCCCGGCTGGTTCGGAATTTCTCTGGCCCTATCACGATCAGGTCTACTGGGGGCTGACCCAGCGCATCTACCGCACGGAATTCGACCCGGAATACGGCGGCGCGGACGCCGATTACGACTACGCGGGGCGGCCGAGGGCGGTGCACCGGGCGGTGGAACGGGTGGCGCTGACCGGGCGGATCGGCAAGCCGCTGATCACCCTGCACGGCACGCTGGACGCCCTGCTGCCGATCAGCCGGGACTCCGACGTCTACGCCGGGATGACCGAGGGGCGGCCGCACCGCTACTACCGCATCACCGACGGCACCCACGCCGATGCCCTGTACGACGTGTACCCGGAGCGCCTGCGGCCGATCGGGCCGTGCTTCCTGCGCGCCTTCGAGACGATGGGGAAGTGGCTCGACGGCCACCGGCCGCCGCCTTCGAAGACGGTGCCGCGCCCCGAAGGCATCGACCCAGCCACCACCTGCGAGTTGTAA
- the rnhA gene encoding ribonuclease HI, translating into MTERIVEIYTDGACSGNPGPGGWGAVLRYGTHEKELYGGQVAETTNNRMELTAPIQALESLKRPVEVRLYTDSTYVRNGITSWLPRWKTNGWQTSGKTPVKNADLWQRLEQAAARHQVEWHWVKGHAGHPENERADRLAVKGLEEAVAAG; encoded by the coding sequence GTGACAGAGCGGATCGTGGAGATCTACACCGACGGTGCGTGCAGCGGCAATCCCGGTCCGGGTGGCTGGGGCGCGGTCCTGCGGTACGGCACGCACGAGAAGGAGCTCTACGGCGGTCAGGTCGCCGAGACGACGAACAACCGGATGGAGCTGACCGCGCCGATCCAGGCGCTGGAGAGCCTCAAGCGCCCGGTCGAGGTCCGGCTGTACACCGACAGCACGTATGTTCGCAACGGGATCACGTCGTGGCTGCCGCGCTGGAAGACCAACGGGTGGCAGACGTCGGGGAAGACGCCGGTGAAGAACGCCGACCTGTGGCAGCGCCTGGAGCAGGCCGCGGCGCGGCACCAGGTGGAGTGGCACTGGGTCAAGGGACACGCGGGCCACCCGGAAAACGAACGCGCCGACCGGCTCGCGGTGAAGGGGCTGGAGGAGGCCGTCGCCGCCGGGTAG
- a CDS encoding DUF3050 domain-containing protein encodes MSEYHWIPHGREIDGLRSSISGIRAEVTGHRIYRLLRDRTDVTTFMAHHVFAVWDFMSLLKALQGRLTCVRVPWIPRDAPLSARLINEIVLVEESDAVESGFTSHFELYRQSMAAAGADTAPIDEFLGLLRSGIPVPRALVTAGVPDAAAEFVRTTWSLISEGTVHQQAAAFAFGREDLVPAMFAQVAAEEERLALFRLYLERHVGADGERHGPTALHMLTELCGADELKWRECLDTVHEVLRARLALWDGICAALDRRLAPT; translated from the coding sequence TTGTCCGAATATCACTGGATACCCCACGGCCGGGAAATCGACGGGCTGAGATCCTCGATCAGCGGTATTCGCGCGGAGGTCACCGGCCACCGGATCTACCGCCTGCTGCGCGACCGCACCGACGTGACCACCTTCATGGCGCACCACGTCTTCGCGGTCTGGGACTTCATGTCACTGCTCAAAGCCCTGCAGGGCAGGCTGACCTGCGTGCGCGTGCCGTGGATCCCCCGCGACGCACCGCTGAGCGCGCGGCTGATCAACGAAATCGTGCTGGTCGAAGAAAGTGACGCGGTCGAATCCGGGTTCACCAGCCATTTCGAGCTGTACCGCCAGTCGATGGCGGCGGCCGGGGCGGACACCGCGCCGATCGACGAGTTCCTCGGTCTGCTGCGCAGCGGCATCCCGGTCCCGCGGGCCTTGGTCACCGCGGGTGTGCCGGACGCCGCCGCGGAGTTCGTGCGCACCACCTGGTCGCTGATCAGCGAGGGCACCGTGCACCAGCAGGCGGCGGCCTTCGCCTTCGGCCGCGAGGACCTCGTCCCGGCGATGTTCGCCCAGGTCGCCGCCGAGGAGGAGCGGCTGGCGCTGTTCCGCCTCTACCTCGAACGCCACGTCGGCGCCGACGGGGAGCGACACGGCCCGACGGCCCTGCACATGCTCACCGAGCTGTGCGGTGCCGACGAGCTGAAGTGGCGGGAATGCCTCGACACCGTGCACGAGGTGCTGCGGGCGAGGCTGGCCCTGTGGGACGGCATCTGCGCGGCGCTCGACCGGCGCCTCGCACCCACCTGA